A window of Citrus sinensis cultivar Valencia sweet orange chromosome 7, DVS_A1.0, whole genome shotgun sequence contains these coding sequences:
- the LOC102626823 gene encoding CBS domain-containing protein CBSX3, mitochondrial, whose translation MQGAIQSFLSHGNIVKSAVLQRIRLVNPMLRPVVSSRFESVSSARMEEHGFESTTISDILKAKGKGADGSWLWCTTDDTVYDAVKSMTQHNVGALVVVKPGEQKSVAGIITERDYLRKIIVQGRSSKSTKVGDIMTEENKLITVSPDTKVLRAMQLMTDNRIRHIPVIDDKGMIGMVSIGDVVRAVVSEHREELNRLNAFIQGGY comes from the exons atgcaaggGGCAATTCAATCATTTCTATCCCATGGAAATATCGTCAAATCTGCTGTTCTGCAACGCATCCGTTTGGTCAATCCGATGCTTAGGCCTGTAGTTTCTTCGCGGTTCGAGTCGGTTTCATCTGCTCGTATGGAAGAGCATGGTTTCGAGAGCACAACAATTTCAGACATATTGAAAGCAAAAGGTAAAGGTGCGGATGGCTCTTGGCTTTGGTGCACTACTGATGACACTGTCTATGATGCTGTCAAGTCG ATGACACAGCATAACGTTGGAGCGTTGGTCGTCGTCAAACCCGGAGAGCAAAAGTCTGTTGCTGGGATCATCACAGAGAGAG ATTATCTCAGGAAGATCATAGTGCAGGGAAGATCATCCAAGTCAACTAAAGTTGGGGACATCATGACTGAAGAG AACAAGCTGATCACAGTCTCACCTGACACCAAAGTTCTGCGGGCAATGCAATTGATGACAG ATAACCGTATTCGGCACATTCCAGTAATTGATGACAAGGGAATGATAGGCATGGTGTCCATTGGAGATGTTGTTCGTGCTGTGGTGAGTGAGCATCGTGAGGAGTTAAACCGCCTGAATGCTTTTATACAAGGAGGTTACTAG